A window from Sphingobacterium hotanense encodes these proteins:
- a CDS encoding transposase produces the protein MINQAKALKLIKLYQYVCDKYDSELQYYCQRFSNNNKPDFTDQEVLTIYLFSVHEEQRLRIKQIHKFASDYLMDWFPKLTSYVAFNTRINRLFDVLRSLCQSVIEDFAPEECSREFSLLDSMPIITCSGTRRAKVALEITDKSFCSTKRLWYFGLKLHALNSYNKSTLPRPESIVISKASESDLNIFKENWASIAGRTFFGDKIYRDAPFFEWFYKEKKSIMYTPIRETQGKPDCLKNRDRAYNDLFSRAVSKVRQPIESFFNWINEKTQIQNASKVRSTKGLLVHVFGKLTACFIKPIFNP, from the coding sequence ATGATCAATCAGGCCAAGGCTCTAAAATTAATAAAATTATACCAGTATGTTTGTGATAAATATGACAGTGAACTGCAATATTACTGTCAGCGATTTTCAAACAATAACAAACCTGACTTTACTGATCAGGAGGTTTTGACCATCTATTTATTCAGTGTGCACGAGGAACAGCGGCTAAGGATCAAGCAGATTCATAAATTCGCCTCGGATTATCTGATGGATTGGTTTCCCAAGCTAACTTCATACGTAGCATTCAACACCCGTATCAACCGCCTTTTTGATGTTTTGAGATCTCTTTGTCAGTCAGTTATAGAGGACTTTGCACCAGAGGAGTGCTCCAGAGAATTTTCCCTACTGGACTCTATGCCCATCATAACCTGCAGTGGGACTAGAAGGGCAAAGGTAGCTCTGGAGATAACGGATAAAAGTTTCTGCTCAACGAAGAGGCTTTGGTATTTTGGATTAAAGCTTCATGCGCTCAACAGCTATAACAAATCCACGCTGCCTCGTCCGGAAAGCATTGTAATAAGCAAGGCATCTGAAAGTGACCTGAACATATTTAAGGAGAATTGGGCATCCATCGCAGGTAGGACGTTCTTTGGTGACAAGATATACCGTGACGCCCCGTTCTTCGAGTGGTTTTATAAAGAAAAAAAATCAATTATGTATACTCCGATAAGGGAAACCCAAGGAAAACCAGATTGTTTAAAAAACAGGGATCGTGCTTATAATGACCTGTTTTCAAGAGCAGTATCTAAGGTAAGACAACCAATCGAATCCTTTTTTAATTGGATAAATGAAAAAACACAGATACAAAACGCAAGTAAGGTCAGATCTACCAAAGGACTATTAGTACATGTGTTCGGTAAATTAACAGCCTGTTTCATAAAGCCTATTTTCAACCCTTAA
- the nhaA gene encoding Na+/H+ antiporter NhaA, with translation MANLINLTVFKRFLSSNYAGGILLFSCVIISLIIANSPFAEGFNQFFQQVIGYESESIQLKYSVKLWIDDGLMALFFLLVGLEIKRELVEGELSSPKKAALPIVAAIGGALVPAGIYIALNFSEPTHHGWGIPMATDIAFALAIITLLGKKVPASLKIFLAALAIVDDLLAILVIAIFYSSDMHLTYLMYAGGIMLLLIAFNRFGVKNIWAYLIPGVFIWYFVHHSGIHATIAGVLVAMTLPTTPDATESPLEKLEHALVNPVNFFIIPLFALANTNITLHEEMISGLTSPLGLGIILGLFLGKTIGIFLTSYICVKTKLANLPEEAGWKHMIGVGMLGGIGFTMSIFISMLSFKDPLFIEEAKFAVLIGSLISGLCGYFFLSSLAKKA, from the coding sequence ATGGCAAATCTGATTAATCTAACGGTTTTCAAAAGGTTCCTTTCGTCGAACTATGCAGGAGGTATCCTCCTATTTTCATGTGTTATCATTTCCTTGATTATTGCGAACTCCCCATTTGCCGAAGGTTTTAATCAATTTTTCCAACAGGTCATTGGCTACGAAAGTGAAAGCATACAATTAAAATACTCGGTCAAACTATGGATCGATGACGGTTTAATGGCGCTATTCTTCCTTTTGGTGGGTCTGGAGATCAAACGCGAGCTTGTCGAAGGCGAGCTTTCATCGCCAAAGAAAGCCGCTTTGCCTATTGTGGCTGCAATCGGCGGTGCCCTGGTACCGGCAGGAATCTACATCGCGTTAAACTTTAGCGAGCCTACTCATCATGGTTGGGGTATCCCTATGGCTACCGATATTGCTTTCGCATTGGCGATTATCACCCTTCTAGGTAAGAAGGTTCCAGCGAGCTTAAAAATATTCTTAGCTGCCTTAGCGATTGTAGACGATTTATTGGCCATCCTAGTAATCGCCATCTTCTACTCTTCAGACATGCACCTTACCTACCTGATGTATGCCGGCGGAATCATGTTGCTTCTTATTGCCTTTAACCGCTTCGGCGTTAAAAATATCTGGGCCTATTTAATTCCTGGCGTTTTCATCTGGTATTTTGTTCACCATTCCGGAATCCACGCCACAATTGCGGGTGTATTGGTCGCTATGACACTTCCTACGACACCAGACGCTACGGAATCTCCATTAGAGAAATTAGAGCATGCCCTCGTAAATCCTGTAAACTTCTTTATTATCCCATTATTTGCATTAGCAAATACCAATATCACGCTTCACGAAGAAATGATCAGTGGGTTAACCTCTCCACTCGGATTAGGAATTATCTTAGGCTTATTCCTTGGAAAAACCATCGGAATCTTCCTGACCTCCTATATCTGCGTAAAGACAAAGCTTGCTAACCTTCCGGAAGAAGCAGGCTGGAAACATATGATCGGTGTAGGGATGCTGGGTGGTATCGGATTTACCATGTCAATCTTCATCTCCATGCTCTCCTTCAAAGATCCGCTATTCATCGAAGAAGCTAAATTCGCAGTCCTAATCGGATCTTTGATCTCTGGACTTTGCGGATACTTCTTCCTAAGCTCCTTGGCGAAGAAGGCTTAA
- a CDS encoding ABC transporter permease, whose translation MNKILLIVQREYLSRVKKKSFLLTTFLVPLFFIGLYVGTFLLTQKSFEDSKALVYVLDQTDSVQQQLTTNERITYAKSNTELQEQLKEVKEKGDKTSLLIIPEDFFQTRKIEFLSSGKPNIKIQSEIENELEKILLAHAYKELNIDADKIKNINTQVSTSAKEITESGDTKDSDTRIAMGIAMGLSILIYLSLFLYGAQVMRGIIEEKSSRIVEVIISSVKPFQLMMGKIIGIGLVGITQFVLWIVLSFTLFTVATNTLINKEDLQNQMLEQANVENAELSSSSALAMDIQTALNGVNVAELLICFFLFFLLGYMLYSALFAAVGSAVDSETEANQFTMPITMPLLLAYLLSFGVLINDPHGSIATWLSFIPLTSPIAMLVRIPFGVPTWQIIVSFLLLVGGFLVTTWAAARIYRVGILMYGKKASFKELIKWFNYKD comes from the coding sequence ATGAACAAGATATTATTAATCGTACAAAGGGAATATTTAAGTCGGGTAAAGAAGAAATCCTTCTTACTTACCACTTTCCTTGTTCCCTTATTCTTCATTGGTCTCTATGTTGGAACCTTTTTATTAACGCAAAAGAGCTTTGAGGACTCGAAGGCCCTGGTATATGTCCTGGATCAAACAGACTCAGTACAGCAACAGTTAACAACAAACGAGCGCATTACCTATGCGAAATCCAATACCGAGCTGCAAGAACAGCTAAAAGAGGTTAAGGAAAAGGGCGACAAAACCAGTTTATTGATTATTCCAGAGGATTTCTTTCAAACTCGAAAGATAGAATTCCTATCCTCAGGAAAGCCTAATATTAAGATTCAATCGGAAATCGAAAATGAGTTAGAGAAAATCTTATTGGCTCATGCCTATAAGGAGCTCAATATAGATGCAGATAAAATTAAGAACATCAATACGCAGGTTTCCACCTCAGCTAAGGAGATTACCGAATCCGGCGATACAAAGGACAGTGATACCCGAATTGCAATGGGTATTGCTATGGGTTTATCCATTTTGATTTACCTATCCTTGTTCCTCTACGGAGCACAAGTAATGCGCGGAATTATTGAAGAGAAATCCAGCCGTATTGTCGAAGTCATTATTTCATCGGTGAAACCATTTCAGTTGATGATGGGTAAGATTATCGGCATTGGATTAGTAGGAATCACGCAATTCGTACTATGGATTGTCCTATCGTTTACCCTTTTTACCGTAGCCACCAATACGTTGATCAACAAGGAAGATCTTCAGAACCAAATGCTTGAACAGGCGAATGTAGAAAATGCAGAGCTCTCAAGCTCCAGTGCATTAGCAATGGATATACAGACGGCTTTGAACGGCGTGAATGTCGCAGAATTATTGATCTGCTTCTTCCTATTTTTCCTTTTAGGCTATATGCTTTACAGCGCTCTATTTGCGGCTGTAGGCTCAGCTGTAGATTCTGAGACAGAAGCGAACCAGTTCACTATGCCGATTACGATGCCTCTGCTACTCGCCTACTTACTATCCTTTGGCGTATTGATCAATGATCCGCACGGCAGTATTGCAACCTGGCTGAGTTTTATCCCATTAACTTCGCCGATTGCGATGTTGGTCAGAATTCCTTTTGGCGTGCCAACCTGGCAAATCATCGTCTCCTTCTTACTCTTGGTAGGCGGATTTCTGGTTACCACATGGGCAGCAGCAAGAATCTATCGTGTCGGAATCCTGATGTACGGTAAAAAAGCAAGCTTCAAAGAACTTATCAAATGGTTCAATTATAAAGATTAA
- a CDS encoding ABC transporter ATP-binding protein: MLDIRNIVKQYANHRALDDVSIFIPKGKIFGLLGPNGAGKTSLIRIINQITAPDAGEIYFDGELLSPKHVERIGYLPEERGLYKKMQIGDQMIYLAQLKGLSKNEAKQRLKYWFEKLQIESWWDKKVEDLSKGMQQKVQFVATVLHEPDLIILDEPFSGFDPVNAQIIQDEILELNKKGATIIYSTHRMESVEALCDNIALIHKSRKILDGSVREIKNEYRNQTYTISYASLSNDPIHQEELYQVLNHEQQDEEQKLTIQIADNRSLNDVLTVLIPKVEIHQIFEIIPSMNDIFITRVKQHN; this comes from the coding sequence ATGCTAGATATTCGTAACATCGTCAAGCAGTATGCAAACCATCGTGCTTTAGACGATGTGTCCATATTTATTCCTAAAGGCAAGATATTCGGGCTCTTAGGCCCAAATGGTGCCGGGAAGACATCCCTAATCCGTATTATCAATCAAATTACCGCGCCCGACGCTGGTGAGATATATTTTGATGGCGAACTGCTATCTCCAAAACATGTAGAACGAATTGGTTACCTGCCGGAAGAACGTGGCCTATATAAGAAGATGCAAATTGGAGATCAGATGATCTACTTAGCACAATTAAAAGGATTATCGAAAAACGAAGCCAAGCAACGCCTAAAGTACTGGTTCGAAAAGCTACAGATAGAATCCTGGTGGGATAAAAAAGTTGAAGACCTCAGTAAAGGGATGCAACAGAAAGTACAGTTTGTAGCTACCGTACTCCACGAACCCGACTTAATCATCTTGGACGAGCCATTCTCTGGATTCGACCCGGTTAATGCACAGATCATTCAAGACGAAATATTAGAATTAAATAAAAAGGGCGCTACGATCATCTATTCTACTCACCGCATGGAGTCTGTAGAAGCTCTATGCGATAATATCGCCCTCATTCACAAGTCGCGCAAAATATTAGATGGCTCTGTTCGGGAAATCAAGAATGAGTATAGAAATCAAACCTATACTATTTCCTACGCTTCCCTCAGCAACGATCCTATTCATCAAGAAGAATTATACCAGGTCCTTAACCACGAACAACAGGACGAAGAACAAAAGCTAACGATACAGATTGCCGATAATCGCAGTCTGAATGATGTATTGACGGTTCTTATTCCTAAAGTCGAGATACATCAGATCTTCGAAATCATCCCATCGATGAATGATATTTTTATTACTCGAGTTAAACAACACAACTAA
- the yihA gene encoding ribosome biogenesis GTP-binding protein YihA/YsxC, protein MIVKDAEFICSNTEIDKLPIANLPEYAFIGRSNVGKSSLINAMTGRKGLAKTSQKPGKTQLINHFLINKTWYLVDLPGYGFAQTSKKNRSTWEKFIRAYLINRVNLQCVFVLIDSRLEPQKIDLDFVCWLGEQGIPFQMIFTKADKQSGVKSDQNIAKFRRAMKKWFEELPVHFLTSSETKLGCEQVLENIDAINQQFEAPIE, encoded by the coding sequence ATGATCGTAAAAGACGCAGAATTTATTTGCAGCAATACGGAAATTGACAAGCTGCCTATTGCCAATCTACCTGAATATGCCTTTATAGGCCGCTCTAATGTGGGTAAGTCCTCGTTAATCAATGCGATGACCGGTAGAAAGGGTTTGGCTAAGACTTCTCAAAAGCCTGGTAAAACACAACTAATCAACCATTTCCTGATTAACAAAACTTGGTATTTGGTGGATTTGCCTGGTTATGGATTCGCACAGACATCTAAGAAGAATAGAAGTACTTGGGAGAAATTTATTCGCGCCTACCTAATCAATCGCGTTAACCTGCAATGTGTATTTGTGTTGATTGACAGCAGATTAGAGCCTCAGAAAATTGATTTGGATTTTGTTTGTTGGTTGGGCGAGCAGGGAATACCCTTTCAGATGATCTTTACCAAAGCGGACAAACAATCGGGCGTGAAGTCCGACCAGAATATTGCGAAGTTCCGCCGAGCGATGAAAAAATGGTTTGAGGAGCTACCCGTACATTTCCTAACATCGTCTGAAACGAAATTAGGCTGCGAACAAGTGTTAGAGAACATTGATGCTATTAACCAACAATTTGAGGCGCCGATCGAGTAA
- a CDS encoding UbiA-like polyprenyltransferase — translation MKKYMSLVLFAHSIFALPFAIIGFFLAIKTTGFQFDWKLFVLMLVCMVTARNAAMAFNRYLDRDIDALNPRTAVRDIPAGRISPKQALTFTIINCIVFMVACYFINAMCLVLAPVALFVVLFYSYMKRISPLCHLVLGLGLGLAPVGAYLAVTGAFSIVPIFYGLAVLTWVSGFDIIYALQDEEFDRANGLNSIPANFGGPKALRISEVLHVLSFIFVSLPVFFMPTGWFYYIGLLFYGSLLIYQHRIVSPTDLSRVDRAFMTTNGIASVVFMVFYLLDIAFI, via the coding sequence ATGAAGAAGTATATGTCGTTGGTGCTATTTGCACACAGTATTTTCGCACTACCTTTCGCTATAATCGGATTTTTCTTGGCAATCAAAACAACAGGCTTCCAATTCGATTGGAAGTTATTTGTTTTAATGCTGGTCTGTATGGTCACTGCAAGAAATGCCGCAATGGCCTTTAATAGATACTTAGATCGTGATATCGACGCTTTAAATCCACGTACAGCTGTCCGTGACATTCCTGCGGGAAGAATATCGCCAAAGCAAGCATTGACTTTTACCATCATCAATTGTATTGTTTTTATGGTTGCCTGCTATTTTATCAATGCTATGTGTTTGGTATTGGCGCCTGTGGCCTTGTTCGTCGTATTATTCTATTCATACATGAAGCGGATATCGCCATTATGCCACTTGGTATTAGGGCTGGGATTGGGTTTGGCACCTGTCGGAGCCTATTTAGCCGTGACCGGAGCGTTCAGTATTGTTCCCATCTTTTACGGTTTGGCTGTGTTGACTTGGGTCAGTGGCTTTGATATCATCTACGCGTTACAAGATGAAGAATTCGACCGCGCGAATGGACTGAATTCAATTCCCGCTAATTTTGGCGGTCCGAAAGCATTGCGTATTTCGGAAGTCCTACACGTTTTGTCTTTTATATTCGTTAGTCTGCCTGTATTCTTTATGCCTACAGGCTGGTTCTATTATATAGGATTACTTTTTTATGGTAGTTTATTGATCTACCAACATCGAATTGTGAGCCCGACAGATTTAAGTAGGGTAGACCGTGCTTTTATGACCACTAATGGTATTGCCTCAGTGGTTTTTATGGTCTTTTACTTACTGGATATCGCCTTTATATAA
- the topA gene encoding type I DNA topoisomerase, with protein MAKNLLIVESPAKAKTIEGYLGKDFLVKSSYGHIRDLVKTDDAIDTENNFKQKYEVPADKKAIVSELKKLAKSAETVWLASDEDREGEAISWHLYETLGLKDENTKRIVFHEITKPAILKAIETPRKIDFNLVNAQQARRVLDRLVGFELSPVLWRKVKPSLSAGRVQSVAVRLIVEREREINRFEAEASYKVVAIFNTGKAREQFKAELPQRFQTSADAEKFLKDCVEASFTVGSLETKPSKRTPAAPFTTSTLQQEASRKLGFSVARTMQVAQRLYEAGRITYMRTDSVNLSDTALQAARAEIVSAYGDQYHKQRQYRTKSAGAQEAHEAIRPTYFNEHSIDGDNSERRLYELIWKRSIASQMSEAEFEKTTAKIDVSTRKEDFVATGEVLKFDGFLKVYMESTDDDQDGLDDGDSENKLLPPLTTGQDLQLKNMQATERFSRPSARFTEASLVKKLEELGIGRPSTYAPTISTIQNRGYVVKEDRDGKERVYEVISLENGQVSSTKKTEITGAERSKLFPTDIGVLVNDFLVQHFNDIVDYNFTATVEKEFDEIAQGYKEWTDMLSNFYGPFHTEVQDTLENADRATHERELGVDPASGKPVSVRVGRFGPLVQIGSADDEEKPRFASLRKGQMIETITFEEAMDLFNLPKKVGEFEEKEMTVAIGRFGPYIRHNSSFYSLPKGVDPLDVTEEQAVEIIKEKRQKDKDKIIRVFDENPEAKIENGRWGPFVRFGKQNLKIPKGTEVEKITYEDVLKWAEEDSKGGTAKKTTRATKTTKTAKAAKPAAKAKKK; from the coding sequence ATGGCGAAAAATCTATTGATAGTCGAGTCTCCGGCAAAAGCAAAAACAATTGAAGGGTATTTAGGGAAGGATTTTCTTGTGAAGTCCAGCTATGGTCATATCAGAGATCTGGTAAAGACTGATGATGCAATTGATACGGAAAACAACTTTAAGCAGAAGTACGAAGTACCTGCCGATAAGAAGGCGATTGTCAGTGAATTGAAAAAGTTAGCGAAATCTGCAGAGACAGTATGGTTAGCATCCGATGAGGACCGCGAGGGAGAGGCTATTTCATGGCACTTATACGAAACGTTAGGTCTTAAGGATGAGAATACGAAACGTATTGTTTTTCATGAGATTACAAAGCCTGCCATTTTAAAAGCGATAGAGACGCCTAGAAAAATAGATTTCAACTTAGTAAATGCACAGCAAGCACGTCGTGTATTGGATAGATTAGTGGGTTTTGAGCTTTCACCGGTATTATGGAGAAAAGTGAAACCTTCCTTGTCAGCCGGTCGCGTTCAATCTGTTGCTGTTCGATTGATCGTTGAGCGCGAGCGCGAGATTAATAGATTTGAAGCAGAAGCATCTTATAAAGTAGTCGCGATTTTTAATACAGGGAAAGCCCGTGAGCAATTCAAAGCGGAATTACCACAGCGTTTCCAGACGTCTGCGGATGCAGAGAAGTTTTTAAAAGATTGCGTTGAAGCCAGTTTTACTGTTGGTAGTTTAGAGACGAAACCTTCGAAAAGAACTCCTGCAGCGCCTTTTACTACGTCTACCTTGCAACAGGAAGCGAGTAGAAAGCTTGGTTTTTCGGTGGCTCGCACCATGCAGGTCGCACAACGCCTTTACGAGGCTGGACGTATTACTTATATGCGTACGGACTCTGTTAATCTCTCTGATACGGCATTACAGGCCGCTAGAGCGGAGATTGTAAGTGCATATGGCGACCAATACCATAAACAAAGACAATACCGTACGAAGAGCGCGGGTGCTCAAGAGGCGCACGAGGCAATTCGTCCTACATATTTTAATGAACACTCGATTGACGGCGACAATTCTGAACGACGTCTTTATGAGTTGATCTGGAAAAGATCAATTGCTTCGCAAATGAGCGAAGCAGAATTTGAGAAGACAACAGCGAAGATCGATGTGTCTACTCGTAAAGAAGACTTCGTTGCCACCGGAGAGGTATTGAAGTTTGATGGCTTTTTGAAAGTGTACATGGAATCGACCGACGACGATCAGGATGGATTGGATGATGGCGATTCTGAAAACAAATTACTACCTCCATTGACAACTGGTCAGGACTTGCAATTGAAGAATATGCAAGCGACAGAGCGTTTTTCTCGTCCTTCTGCTCGCTTCACGGAGGCTTCTTTGGTGAAGAAACTGGAAGAACTTGGAATCGGACGTCCTTCTACCTACGCACCGACTATTTCGACTATACAGAATAGAGGATATGTCGTCAAAGAAGACCGTGATGGTAAGGAGCGTGTGTATGAAGTGATCAGTTTAGAGAACGGTCAAGTTTCTAGTACCAAGAAAACAGAAATTACAGGTGCTGAGCGCAGTAAATTATTTCCAACTGATATCGGTGTGCTGGTAAATGATTTCTTAGTTCAACATTTTAATGATATTGTCGATTACAATTTCACTGCTACGGTAGAGAAAGAGTTTGACGAAATTGCTCAAGGATATAAGGAATGGACAGATATGCTGTCAAATTTCTATGGTCCTTTCCATACCGAGGTTCAAGATACACTGGAAAATGCAGACAGAGCGACGCATGAACGTGAGCTTGGTGTCGATCCTGCTTCTGGTAAGCCTGTATCTGTACGTGTCGGCCGATTCGGTCCATTAGTGCAGATTGGTTCTGCCGATGATGAAGAGAAGCCTCGCTTTGCTTCTTTGCGCAAAGGTCAGATGATCGAAACGATTACGTTCGAGGAAGCGATGGATTTATTCAATCTTCCTAAGAAGGTTGGAGAGTTCGAAGAGAAGGAAATGACGGTTGCAATCGGCCGTTTTGGACCTTATATTCGCCACAACAGTAGCTTCTATTCTTTACCTAAAGGCGTGGATCCGCTAGACGTTACGGAAGAGCAGGCTGTAGAGATTATTAAAGAGAAACGTCAGAAAGATAAAGATAAGATTATCAGAGTTTTCGACGAGAATCCTGAAGCAAAGATTGAGAACGGTAGATGGGGACCATTCGTGCGTTTTGGTAAGCAGAACTTAAAGATTCCGAAAGGAACGGAAGTAGAAAAGATTACTTACGAAGATGTGTTGAAGTGGGCTGAAGAAGATAGCAAAGGCGGGACTGCGAAGAAAACGACCCGAGCGACTAAAACCACTAAAACGGCGAAAGCTGCTAAGCCAGCAGCGAAAGCTAAAAAGAAGTAA
- the cmk gene encoding (d)CMP kinase, producing MKNGNFVIAIDGFSSCGKSTVAKALAKKLNFVFVDSGAMYRAVTLYFQRNNVSLSDDIAIQTAIENIHIDLVPLADKTQVLLNGEDVSDAIRTMEVSEYVSEVSAIKAVRHAMVKQQQALGAKRNIVMDGRDIGTTVFPNADLKVFMTASPQVRAERRFAELTAKGEIITMEEVKENLSHRDHIDSTREESPLRQAEDAVVLDNSELNQEEQLAFVVDLVNKRMQTA from the coding sequence ATGAAAAATGGCAACTTCGTGATTGCAATTGATGGATTCTCATCATGTGGTAAAAGTACCGTTGCAAAAGCTTTAGCGAAGAAATTGAACTTTGTGTTTGTTGATAGTGGTGCAATGTACCGCGCCGTAACACTTTATTTCCAACGCAATAATGTCAGCCTTAGCGATGATATCGCTATCCAAACAGCGATAGAAAACATTCATATTGATTTAGTTCCTTTAGCTGATAAAACGCAAGTGCTTCTTAATGGTGAAGATGTATCTGATGCCATTCGGACCATGGAGGTGTCAGAGTATGTAAGTGAGGTTAGCGCAATTAAAGCCGTTCGCCATGCGATGGTGAAGCAACAGCAAGCCTTAGGAGCAAAGCGCAATATTGTGATGGACGGTCGTGATATCGGAACCACCGTATTTCCTAATGCCGATTTGAAGGTCTTTATGACAGCGAGTCCTCAAGTTCGTGCTGAACGAAGATTTGCAGAATTGACAGCAAAGGGGGAGATCATCACCATGGAAGAAGTAAAAGAGAATTTATCCCATCGTGACCATATTGACAGCACAAGAGAGGAAAGCCCACTAAGACAGGCGGAAGATGCTGTAGTATTAGACAACAGCGAGTTAAATCAGGAAGAACAATTGGCTTTCGTTGTTGACTTGGTCAACAAACGAATGCAAACAGCATAA
- a CDS encoding pyridoxal phosphate-dependent aminotransferase, producing MPTISQKGIQMPASPIRKLTPFADQAKRDGKKIYHLNIGQPDIETPEVMLNALKNIDFKVWAYTASEGTLSYRTKLAEYYNKLNYNITPSDILVTNGGSEAITIAMQACLNPGEEVIIPEPFYANYNGFACSADIIVKPIMSYIDNGFALPSIAEFEKVITEKTKAIAICNPNNPTGYLYSRDELEALRELCLKYDLYLFSDEAYREFCYDGREFLSPMHLEGVEQNVVVFDTVSKRYSACGARIGCIITKHKELYQTCLKFAQARLSPSLEGQIAGEAAVDTPDSYFEAVSKEYTARRDVLVNGLNNIDGVFCPNPGGAFYVVAKLPIDNADKFCQWMLEKFDYNNETVMMAPATGFYSTPGAGQNEVRLAYVLNQDDLKKALVCLEEGLKAYNA from the coding sequence ATGCCAACAATTTCTCAAAAGGGCATACAAATGCCTGCATCACCCATTAGAAAGCTTACACCATTTGCCGATCAGGCTAAAAGAGATGGAAAAAAGATCTATCATCTAAATATTGGTCAGCCAGATATCGAAACTCCTGAAGTGATGTTAAACGCCTTGAAGAACATTGACTTCAAAGTATGGGCGTATACTGCTTCTGAAGGGACTTTATCCTATCGCACGAAGTTGGCTGAATACTATAACAAACTTAATTATAACATCACCCCTAGCGATATCTTGGTTACTAACGGTGGTTCTGAAGCAATCACAATTGCGATGCAAGCTTGCTTAAATCCTGGTGAAGAGGTAATCATCCCAGAACCATTCTATGCAAACTATAATGGTTTTGCGTGCTCTGCAGATATCATTGTAAAGCCGATTATGTCTTATATTGACAATGGATTCGCACTGCCGTCCATCGCTGAATTTGAGAAAGTAATTACCGAGAAAACGAAAGCTATTGCGATCTGTAATCCAAATAACCCAACTGGATACCTTTATTCACGTGATGAATTGGAAGCATTACGCGAGTTATGTTTGAAGTATGACCTTTACCTATTCTCGGATGAGGCATATCGAGAATTCTGTTATGACGGTCGTGAGTTCTTGTCACCAATGCATTTGGAAGGTGTGGAACAGAATGTTGTTGTATTTGATACCGTTTCTAAACGTTATTCAGCATGCGGTGCTCGTATCGGATGTATCATCACTAAACACAAAGAGTTGTATCAAACATGTCTGAAGTTTGCTCAGGCACGCTTAAGTCCTTCTTTAGAAGGTCAAATTGCTGGCGAAGCTGCTGTAGATACTCCGGATAGCTATTTCGAAGCGGTATCAAAAGAATATACAGCAAGAAGAGATGTATTAGTAAATGGACTGAACAATATTGACGGTGTATTCTGTCCTAATCCAGGTGGTGCTTTTTACGTTGTTGCTAAGCTACCAATCGACAACGCGGATAAGTTCTGTCAATGGATGTTGGAGAAATTCGATTATAACAATGAGACTGTTATGATGGCACCGGCAACCGGTTTCTATTCTACACCGGGCGCCGGCCAGAACGAAGTTCGACTTGCTTATGTGTTAAACCAAGATGATCTAAAAAAAGCATTGGTTTGTCTGGAAGAAGGCTTGAAAGCATATAATGCATAA
- a CDS encoding DUF1573 domain-containing protein, which yields MKKITSICAVVIAFISLTAMTLLTAEFKFEKETHDFGKIPAGKPVSFEYKFNNAGDEPIIIADVQPTCGCSVAEFTKSPVKPGEAGTIKVTFNAETKGPFTKSFIVKSNTKTPVKTLTIKGIVE from the coding sequence ATGAAAAAAATTACAAGTATATGTGCGGTGGTAATTGCGTTTATTAGTTTAACAGCAATGACATTATTGACAGCTGAATTTAAGTTCGAAAAAGAAACGCATGACTTTGGAAAGATTCCAGCAGGCAAACCAGTTTCTTTCGAATACAAGTTCAACAATGCTGGCGATGAGCCAATCATTATTGCTGACGTTCAACCTACTTGTGGATGTTCGGTAGCAGAGTTTACAAAGAGTCCGGTGAAACCAGGTGAAGCAGGAACAATTAAAGTAACGTTCAATGCTGAAACCAAGGGACCATTTACGAAGTCTTTCATTGTGAAATCAAATACAAAGACTCCCGTTAAGACTTTGACGATAAAAGGTATAGTAGAATAA